The window CCCACTTTGAGATTTTAACTGCTAATGCAGAATTTGGTGGAAGCAGCTTCCTATGCTTGTGATTTCTCTTTAACTGATCCTTGCCAACAAGAGTCACTCCGGTGGGAAATTTTTGCTTGGATATCTTaccttaagtttttttttttttttccctatattACAAGCATTTTGAAAACGtgagcccacttttatggcccacctgttgatttgtttagcctaagaatcaaccaaactattcatttacaaGGGCTTgataaaatggaataattttatcTAATCTGTTTTATGTGTAAATCTGATTTTTCAATGATTCCCTATTTCAAGCTCTACTTAGTGTGAATATATAACTTATTACCCGTCATAAAGTTacaagttatccaaacacaaaaagtaagttacctgtaagtaagttacaacttatatccaaacaggattacctgtaacttacttacacctGTAAGGtacatgtaactttcttacaacttaaaaaagttacaagcatccaaacaggcccttaattgcTGTCTatgattttgtgatttgggttTTCTAATTGTTGTCTTTTTTCTTGAAATTGCAAAATCCTGTTTTCTACACAAAACAATTGGGATTTTTACTACTGCCTTCGCTGCCCGCCTTAAGAGGCTTTTAAATGCCATTGATTTAGAAGGGAGAACCTGCATACACATCTTCCCAGAATCCACAACGTATTTCGAAATTGGACATTTAAATTCCAATTTTAGGACTTTTTTTGGACTCCTACACATCGAATATGGGCAGTGGCAGATATGTGTGCACCTGACCCTCAGTTTGCACAGTCTGCACTTGACCCACACGTTTGGCCATCCGGACACcgcgatttttatttattttttctcctttactttcattcTGCAGTTCTGATTCCTTTGGTCATGGAAAACAACTTGTGCAATTGAGtactaaaaaaaataattctttgATCACAACTGTTCAATCTGAGACCCCGCCACTGAACTCACCATCCAGTCTTCTTTTGGAATGGTTGAAATAGATTGGGAGTTGGGACCCATCTTTAATGATTgaattctttctttgatgggagtGGGGGAAAAGAAAATCTTGTATTTGTAATAGGGAATTGGCTTCTTTTGAAGAAGTAGAACTTGTAATCAGAAACATATTCTATGAATTTGGGTTTTCTGTGACTCTTCATCTTACCGATAACCACTTGTTGCACAAAGTCAATAGTCCCACTCCCACATGTAATAGGGTTTATAGGATCCTGCAGCCAAGGGTATGCACAGCATATCTGGGTTTTTAGTTGGGACAAGTGGAGTTCATGGTTCAGTGGTCCAGATTGTTGATCTGTTcagtcccactgtggatggaccatgccccaaagaATTCCAAGATTGGAAATCCTAGCTGCCATTCATGGAGAAGATATGGTAATGATGGAACTAGTAACTACATAAGATTCTATTGAAAACGAATCCTAATGATTCATTGGGTGGGATTGACAGTGTTGGAAATAATTCGAAACTATATTGATGGAATAAATTTAAAACAAACAACAAAGAAAATGGAATCAAACAGTTAATTAAAGATGaacatatataatacatatattcaaTTAAAACAATCTAGAATAGGACAAAAGTTTGATACCAGAAGAGCTAAGGCATGTTACTGAAAATATTGGTGCTCCTCAAGTTACTGCGTTTGTATGGCTAGTGGGTAAGGGGCGAATCTCACCAGGTGCGTTTTCCTTATCATGGATGACTGTTTGGTGCTCCTCCTCGAGTTATTGCGTTTGTATGGTTAGTGGGTAAGAGGCGAATCTTAACAGTGGACAATTTGCAAAGGCCGGGTCTCCTTCTGCCAAACGTATGTTTGATGTGCATGGGGGATGCAGAATTAACTAATCATTTATTCATCCATTGTCATTATGCAATACAAGTGTGGGATTGTTTTCTTCTCATTCTTGGTGTAGAGTTGGTGATGTTGAATTCGGTTTTTGATCTCTTGTGGGCTTGGTATGGTGGAGTAGGCAAATCTACAAAGGTTTTGTGGCGATTGATTATTACTGCTATCTTTTGGATTCTCTAATGACCGTTGCTTTAATAACAGGGATGTATCAGTGTTGGACTATATTCGTAAGATTAAATTTTATCCCTTGCCTTGAATCGAATAAGGAGAATGGTGAAAAGCCCTAATATTAGATTATTGGCATTTAGGTTTGTGAAGAAAACCATAAAGTGGGGACTATGGATGGAGCTTGGGTTACACTTATTACCACAGGTGCACGCACCGGGCTGTGGACATGGCGTGTGCGTGTGGATATGGGATGTCCTCTCGCTCTTATCTTTTTGTTTGAATTTCATTTTCAAattataaatttgaatttgaatttctattttcTCTATATCCCGTGCATGCATTGAGCTACACCGAGCCAGGCCATGGACATGGCATGTGCGTGTGGGTATGGGGTGTCCCCCTGCGTCCCATACATTTCATTGAGAcagttttcctttttattttcttgtaaaTTTTGGGCAAAATAATGCAAGTCAGATTCGTGGGGTTCAGATCCAGGGTGCACTTGATCTGAACCATTGGTCAAGTGGAGAGTTGCTGTATCCTAGAGGCAGAAAGCTGCGATCCAGTGAAACAACTGATCGTTCCAGATCTAATCGGCGATTATCTGTCTTTAAGACAACATTTTTCAGTAACATGCCTCGGCCCTTCTAGTTTCAGATTTTTGTCTCATTCGTGATTGTTTTAATTGAATATATGTATTAGCTGTTCATCTTCAATTAATTTTTTCATTCCAGTTTCTGGGTTATTGCTTTTAAATTTATTTCATCAATTTAGTTTCAAATGATTTCCAACACTTAAGCGGTCAGGGTGGCTGATGGACCTTGCCCCAAAAAACTCCAATACTGGGAAACCCAGCCACCATTTGCTGGCTTTATCTCAGTTATATGTGAACCATtcctgtatttctcttcttaacagtCTATATCTGCTAGCCACAAAGTGAAGGGTAAGTATTTTCCTATCAAGAAGATCTTGCAGAAATGCCCCTTCCACAGTTAAGGCCCAATAAACCAGTGGGCTGGattctggatcactgaaccacatGTAACAGCAGTAAACTGTTATTAGAATCCACTGTCAAAATTGATGTCTTGGCTTACATGCTATCTTTGCTAGGATCAGGTTCCCTTACCGATCTGTTTACTGTGCTTGCAGGCGGGGTATCTCTAAGTTTTACTGTGGCAAATCAAAATCCTTCACAAGCCTGGCAGACACTTCTTCTTCCGCTAAAGATCTAGCAAAACCAGACAATGCCTACAATAGGAAACGCAAGAATTTGCTGGCCTTCACTCACTATTTGGACAGGAACCGCAATTCTCCTCTGAGAAGCACCGCAGGCAGTATATCCAAGAGACCCGCCAATTCCAGCCGAAGCACATTGGCTCTTGGTGTTGCCATGAGCAGCTCCGAGAGCAGCATGAGCGAGGAGCATGAGCCCCGTCTTCCACCTCTCCACCCTCAAGGGAAATCTCCAATCTGCCGGTCGCCATCTCAATGGTCTTTCTCATCGAGATCCTTCTCCTTGTCGGATTTGCAAGGTGCTAGTAGTAACTCGCCAATCTGCCTCAGAGATAAGCACAAGAAGTTCTGCTAGTTTTTCTGCATGCCATTCCTGCCCTCCTTTCTTCTCCTGTGGCAGATTCTAAGGTAAGAAAGTGAGTTGTCATTTTCACATATGGAAGCGGTTACGATCTGAATTTGCCTCACTGTTCTTCTTTTTCATGTAAATGATGCATTTCTCTTTTGTCTGTTACATGTTATTTCAAAAAACCATGTTGTGGCTTCTCGGGAGTACATCGAAGGAATACTGTTTTTACATTCTCCGTCTGTACATGCATGCGTATTTATGTTGCAGTAGGTTTCTTACTAGATGTGCCTTCTATTGTTTTTATCATGTGCCCCTGCCCCCATTTATTGATCATGTGATTTTCGAGTATGGGCCATCCATGAAGTGGTCTTCTGGTTTGATCCAAATTAATGGGCTGTGTGTAAATAACTTAATTTCATGAGTGTGGTCAACCCATCAGTCCTCCAACTTCAGTGCTATACTCGTCAAGTGTATAGCAGTTCTGGATTTAAGTGCTAAATCATCGTGTAGTGGTTTTGGATTTAGCAGTAGAATGGATGGTGGCCATGGAGGGTGGATCTCAAAAAGCAAGCAGATGGGTGCAAGCTCTCTAATTCTGGATTAGAGGACAACTGGTGTTTCAAAACCGGACCACATTTGGATCTGAACATCTGCCAAACTCGAATGTTAAAACCATGACATCTACTCATAAACCTGTAGCCCAGACCACTATGTTAGGAGTAAGCTGTGTGCTAAATCCTTATATTGTAATGATTTTAGATCCCGGAGATTTCCAGGCAGGAATGGGTCAGCACGGGTCTGATAGCTTGGACTGAACCACCCACAAAAACGGGTCGTGTCCTGGTTCTGGTTCTAAAACATTGGAATCAGCCCTTTTTTGGGCTTTTGACATTTCAACCACCTTTTGGGCTATTGCCTAAATACTCCGTTGCCTTTTAAGTGTTCCTAAATATAACCCTACATTTTCGGCCATTAGAAAGAAAACCCTACAATCAATGAGTCATACTTGCAGGTAGTGTGATTTCACAGGATGGTTTAGATTGGTCTAGACCACTggctaatggtttggatcaatcgtCGTGGGTCCGACATGCAACCTAGTACCTAGTGACTGGGAATGTTGCATCTACGTCCCACCAATTGGTGGGGGAGTTCCACCAAACGGTTGCTTATTTTTCCTAATAGCTGGTCTTTGTGCTTTCCTTCACACTAACATATGTCAAAAACAAAAGGCCAACTGAGGGAAGTATTTGACAGTAGTTTAAAAGGCATGGGTGTATTTGGGTATAGGTCAGAAACCAGGGGTGTATATGTGaaaagcattttttttctttgtctCTGGATCATGATTTTCTTTTCATGCTAATCCATGTATAAAGCAATTGAAGTTAGGAACTTTCTTCTGGCTTTCGTAACTCGATTTGACTCGAGATCAGATAAATCCATCCTTCCATAAGAGTTTGGGTTACACAGCGGCACGGAAGGCTGGGATACTCAGCCTAACCTTGGCCGCTAGCCTGTGGTATTTGGATTTTACTTTCGGGACTCAACACTTGAAATCTAGGCCTTCTCCAAGGGTATGCATGGAATGCTTGCGTTTTTGTTTTGTCTCGCTGTGGCCCGTGGTCcatttatccaaaccattggtgGTCTGGGCGAAACcagcatggatggaccatgctctaACCTACTTGATAAGATCTTAGCCACCATTCGTTTGTTCTTCAGTTGAATGTGGGACAGTGCTATATTCTACTCTTCTGCATCTATTCGTCTGCTGcagattgaaaggttaggattttttttctattcAGAGAACTCTTATGTTGGAGCATGGCTCATGCATGCCGGTTTAAAATAGTCTGGAATACTGAACTGCAGGCCTCAATTCTACAAATGAAAACCGTGAATCATCCATGGTCGTGGTGAGCATGGTTTTTTGACTCAGCGGACTTGGACAGACTCATTCAATACTGATTTAAATTGCAACTCAGCCGAGTTGAGGTGACTCATACAAGTACTCGTGCTCCATTCTCACTACTGAGTGACCGAGTCCAAGTTGACTTGGACGAGTCACATCCTGACTCGGACTCGGCTGAGCTGTCAATCCAACGGAGTTCGGAGATCCGAAGATTTCCCCTATACCTACCTGGTGGAATGATTATAAGAATGATTATAAGAAATAGGAAGTGAAAGATGGCGGGGAATAAAAATTTAGGTTGCATCAAGCAACTGGTTATTGGTAATGAGATCTCATTTCTGCTCAGCACAAAACATATAGTAGTTTTCTAGCTTCTCCATGCCATTTTCAGCTTGCAAGTGATCTTGGAggctatgtttggatgcacaattgaattgaattggatTGGGGATGGCCGGTTTATGGAGAGGAACCGGCAAAAGCTACTGCTTCTAACTAGGAGAGTAGAGGCAACAGTTGAGGAAGTCACAATCTGATTATTTCCCATTTTTACTAGTCTAGTAAATTGCAATCCAATtcgatggtgcatccaaacatccaCAGGGTGTGGAGGATTGCCAGAAAAAAAAGGGGTTATTTTCATGAGGTTTCCTACAATCATCGGGATTACAGCTGTTGGATCTGGAGCCATGTTTGAATGATCCAAACAGTTTCTATGATGGGTTTGTAGGGGATAGGCATACCCAGATAGAAACAGTCAGATTGGAATATTTTGACCGTTTGATTGCTTAATTTTTGTATTGACATGTTTGGACATCCTAACATTTGGATATATTTCTTTTGCTGTAGACAGCtctttcagccttctgattttgcttgAAAACCCATCTCGTGTCAATTTATATTGCGTGCATGGTTATGACTAAAAGAAAGACTGGGTCGACTAGGTCTAACTCGTTAGGTCCGAAATCCTCGTCCGGCCACCCATGAGTCGGCTTGAATTGTCTAGGTGTGGTGTTTAACCGGATCCAATACCACAgagtccgagttgactcagatgaATTGCAGGTACTCATCTGAGTCTTGAAAGCATGACTGCATTGTATAGGGTCCATTTCGGTAAGAGATTTTATGATTAAGTCTAATCCtgattttgatgggccccacgtaaAATCGAAGGATGACGTTTAGTGCTGATCGGTCAGGGGCCCCTCGGCATAGAATCGAAAGATGGCGTTTATCGCTGATCGGGCCGAAATGCGTACACTGGTCTTACTGTGTCTATAACATCTATAAGAGTATTTCAATAGAACTTAAAACCGCAAATTACAAATGTATACTCATTTTGTATTTATAAGTTTCTCCTGTTAGTGCCAAGGTGATTATCAGTCCTTGCCCTCATCAATCGTTCATATCCATTGAAAAGTCTTTACCATCTGGGCCGCATGAGGGCTTACCAATCAGCACATGTTGCATGGTTCCAGCACTAACTGCACATGCATAGCACACGTAGCTATATGACAATCAATCTCAAACATGGTGTTTGGCAAGCTTTGCGAGGACTCCGATGGCGATGGAGTTGATGTAGGTGGTCGGCTCGAGCTTGGATGAGTCCCAGCGCTGGTCTGCAAAGTTGTCGTAGCGGTCGGGCCCGCCGACGAAGGCACCAGTCAGCTCATTGGGGTTGGGTGCGTTTTTGTTGTACCAGTGGACAAAGCTCATGGCGCAGTTCACTATCTCATTCGACGATAGCACAGGGACCGACGCGCCGCGGTGGTGGGGCTGCTTTGGTGACTTGCTACCAAATCCGACCATGTACGACTGGCCCAATGGATTATTGCCTAGCAAATAGTCCATCTGCACATAATAAAAAATCCACATCAGTGAATATTAGAACGACGAAACTGGGCCAGGACAGCGTGCCCCATTTTGGAGTGCCGCCGATGTTATGCCCGCGAGTAGGCCCAGGAAAGTACTTGTGGGCCCAAATTCCATTTGGCAATTTCATGGACCTAAGATCCAACAGGCTAGAAGGACACTGATCGATCTGTGGACCTATGCCCATATACGGTCAACAATGATTATATACTGTGGGCCTATCCCAAAGGTAGATCTGAATATCTGGGCCCAGTTTCATGTCTTCCAAGGCCCAACTGGCCCAACTTGTTTAAACATTGATGGGCCTAGTTCTGGGCTTTTGGGCCCAGTCTTTTGAACTTGTGGGGACGTAGACGGTCGTGTGTTCTAGCACCGGCGGCATACCTGTTGTTTAGCGAAGGCCATAAGGCGGTTCGAATCGAACTGCTGATCGCCGCACGAGACGGTTTGCTTGTGTTTGGCAAGCATGTCGCTGTAGACGCTGAGCAGAAACGCGGTGCTCGTGACGTACTGTGTGTTAGCGCCATCCCGTAGGTGAATCAGACCACCTGACATGTTGTATAGGATATGAATGGGTGAGCATGCAATCCATGTATATATGCCATGCTCATAGTGCTGGGGTGGGCCCGCCAGGAAGGATGGGCCGGATAAATGGGCTTAGCCCATGTCATAGTTATACAGGCCCATGTACTCCAAGCCCGGGCAGTATTTGCTTCTGTGTTAGTTTCGCACCAATAAGAAAATGGTAGTGACTCTTCAAACGTACAAATTGCATTGTTGCATggtaatccaaaccgtcaaaaCCTCGGACTTAGCTGTGGACGCGGCATAAGTAAAAAAATTGTATtgataaaataatattaatagtCTGATTTTTTCCCTTGGAACATGGACCACtctctattttacttttaaccatccatttgatagctgttaaatggatggttaggattgtttgatcattctgttatt of the Magnolia sinica isolate HGM2019 chromosome 7, MsV1, whole genome shotgun sequence genome contains:
- the LOC131251713 gene encoding protein OXIDATIVE STRESS 3 LIKE 2-like, giving the protein MSIALESSSARIERSGFIRGISPCISIFDPPEPGRNMPQGDRRFAAADPTPKVADEEEETSCSSSIGRNSDCLGGPSSGSDGEDSGEVQSSYKGPLDMMDALEESLPIRRGISKFYCGKSKSFTSLADTSSSAKDLAKPDNAYNRKRKNLLAFTHYLDRNRNSPLRSTAGSISKRPANSSRSTLALGVAMSSSESSMSEEHEPRLPPLHPQGKSPICRSPSQWSFSSRSFSLSDLQGASSNSPICLRDKHKKFC